The stretch of DNA TGAAAAAGAAATTGTTCAAAAAGCCAATAAAAGCGCCATTTTCTAGCGTTGTAAAAAGCCCTGAAAGGGGTTTTTTTTGCAGTAGCGTCATAAATTTAAACCATTTTTCAAAAGGTAGTTGAATGTCTGTTCTTGTCATCATTATATAGATACTGATGGATGCGATTACAATATTGGCACTCCAAGGACCGATCCAATTTGGAATTTTAGATTTATAAGAAATGCTATTCCCTAAAATAAAAAACAAATAATAAATAAATAAAAACACTATCGCAAGAGTAAAGCTCATTCCCTTCCCCGATCTTTTCACTACAAGACCTAACGGAAAAGATAAAAAGAAAAATATCTGACAAGAAATTGGAGCAGCTATTCTTTTATGTATCTCTACATTAAAAGCCGTAACTGTTTTTTGGGAGTCTTTGAGTAGATTTAAAAGTTGAGTGAGTGTCGCATAACGGTTAGTGAGATCGTCAGAAGATAGAGTTCCATTTTGAGCACCTGTAATTATATCCATCTTCATCTGATTGACCATAGAATTCAACCCACCGATTCCTTTTATGGACAACCCCATTTCCTTAACCATTTCAAGTCCGGGCACATTTTCAAGCCCTTCTGATTCAATGCTCCTTTTTATTGAAAAAAGCATGGGAAAAGAAAAAGTCTCCGGTTTGATATTAAAACCAATCATAGATTTTTGTTTTTGAGTAGGAACATTATAATCCATTTCCCCGTTCAAGAAATTTGTGATGGTGAATCCGTCTTTTTTTTCGTTCCACTCCAATACAAATCCACGTTTCAATCGAATGGATTTTTCATATTCCCCTTTTAAATTTTTCTTTTCTACAATCGTGCCTTCTTTTGCAGAAATAATTTGAGTAACCCTTGATCCCCCCATAGGGATTACAATATTGTTATGGCGAATAAAATCATTTCCCTCCATATAAATTTCCCACTCTCTGATTTGTACACCTTGCAGTTGGCCTGTATCACGATTCATCCCTTCTGTGTACAGAGTCCTGCCTTTTTTAGCAAAAGTTTCTTGAGTTTGATCACCACTAAACTGTCCGGGTGTAACTGCAATCATCGGATTGTACGCCATGATCCAATTATTGAACTCATTTAACTTTCTGGTATTTTCAGGAGCAAGATAAAAATTTAAATACCCCACTACAATTGCCGCAAGAAAACCAAATATTAAAAAATTAGAATAGATTCTTGTAAAACTAATTCCAGCTGATCTCATTGCAGTAATTTCAGAATCACCGGAAAGCCTGCCGGATGCCATAATCCCACTCATAAGACAAGCCATAGGAATAGTTGACGGCAGTGTATTTCCAAGAAGATACCCAAAATAGTCTAAGAGTCTAAGTGCGTCAACTCCCTTCCCTACAAATAGACCTACCATTTTTTGCAGAGCCATTGCCATATAGATCATCGTAAAAAAAGCAAGAGCCACAAGAAACGGA from Leptospiraceae bacterium encodes:
- a CDS encoding YjgP/YjgQ family permease is translated as MPKKKPITKKKSSKEKTGIKKNPVVKKEFTGLPKSNKNPTEDLRTIRIQSGEDMPKGFMTLLQKPLSGLFTTLENGTFIGFLNNCFFKKRLFAGTPFIIHTDKKRIFPFFRFPILNKYILKEIVSPFLVALAFFTMIYMAMALQKMVGLFVGKGVDALRLLDYFGYLLGNTLPSTIPMACLMSGIMASGRLSGDSEITAMRSAGISFTRIYSNFLIFGFLAAIVVGYLNFYLAPENTRKLNEFNNWIMAYNPMIAVTPGQFSGDQTQETFAKKGRTLYTEGMNRDTGQLQGVQIREWEIYMEGNDFIRHNNIVIPMGGSRVTQIISAKEGTIVEKKNLKGEYEKSIRLKRGFVLEWNEKKDGFTITNFLNGEMDYNVPTQKQKSMIGFNIKPETFSFPMLFSIKRSIESEGLENVPGLEMVKEMGLSIKGIGGLNSMVNQMKMDIITGAQNGTLSSDDLTNRYATLTQLLNLLKDSQKTVTAFNVEIHKRIAAPISCQIFFFLSFPLGLVVKRSGKGMSFTLAIVFLFIYYLFFILGNSISYKSKIPNWIGPWSANIVIASISIYIMMTRTDIQLPFEKWFKFMTLLQKKPLSGLFTTLENGAFIGFLNNFFFKKRLFAGTPFISPFFQKVSPYLNKVKIILKPMYFVWSKIKFIVHRIRNKLTSK